The Lycium barbarum isolate Lr01 chromosome 10, ASM1917538v2, whole genome shotgun sequence genome includes a region encoding these proteins:
- the LOC132613367 gene encoding uncharacterized protein LOC132613367 codes for MKSQAATEKLQTFIKQFKISLVVVQEPFVKEEKIDFYKQKLGMQECFVNTSNKIWIFWSSEVKCDMFANDAQMLTCKVCVNPADSGTFVSFVYAKTRSAGRIHLWEHIRAFSSSMVCGDFNCILDPNEKIGGVPHKLSKSLEIIECLADCGLSDMGYNGSLYTWCNERKEKEIIWKRVDRMVANDELGAKFTSISVQHLARVSSDHCPLFITLKDYPSNTIRYFKFLNFWVEQEGF; via the coding sequence ATGAAGTCCCAAGCTGCTACTGAAAAACTTCAAACTTTTATAAAACAGTTCAAAATCTCTTTAGTTGTTGTACAGGAGCCTTTTGTCAAAGAAGAAAAAATTGATTTCTACAAACAAAAACTTGGTATGCAAGAATGTTTTGTGAATAccagtaataaaatttggatctTTTGGAGCTCTGAGGTTAAATGTGATATGTTTGCAAATGATGCTCAGATGCTTACTTGCAAGGTCTGTGTTAATCCGGCTGATTCTGGAACTTTTGTATCTTTTGTATATGCTAAAACTAGATCAGCAGGTAGAATTCATCTATGGGAACATATAAGAGCTTTTTCTTCCTCGATGGTCTGTGGAGACTTTAACTGCATATTGGACCCTAATGAGAAGATAGGTGGAGTGCCTCATAAGTTGAGTAAAAGTTTAGAAATCATAGAGTGTTTAGCTGACTGTGGTTTATCAGATATGGGCTATAATGGGAGTCTATATACATGGTGTAATGAAAGGAAAGAGAAAGAAATCATATGGAAAAGGGTGGATAGGATGGTTGCTAATGATGAATTGGGAGCCAAATTCACCTCTATCTCTGTCCAACACTTGGCTAGAGTGAGTTCTGATCACTGTCCTTTATTTATTACTCTTAAAGATTATCCTTCTAACACCATCAGATACTTCAAGTTCTTGAATTTCTGGGTTGAGCAGGAAGGATTTTAG
- the LOC132613368 gene encoding sulfated surface glycoprotein 185-like, with protein MADKYSNFISVEASRSLQRFSYKELVFSQLKPAGEFKSLDRNKDGGIPTPPPPQHNLGHRWKRDVPPGPPPPPTLSPLLPAPPPPALELAPPSSPLPLPPPPASAEFLQSGVPESDELNNMLAALNHAFFVDAKSQAEKSSEEGVVIEIPIAALYEGSPSDYQIICILGVTSQH; from the exons ATGGCGGACAAATACTCCAACTTTATTTCAGTAGAAGCATCAAGGTCCCTACAACGATTTTCCTACAAGGAATTGGTGTTTTCTCAACTCAAGCCCGCTGGAGAGTTTAAAAGCTTAGACAGGAATAAGGACGGAGGTATACCAACACCGCCGCCACCACAGCATAATTTAGGACATCGTTGGAAGCGTGACGTGCCACCAggcccaccaccaccaccaacgtTGTCGCCGCTGCTGCCAGCACCACCTCCACCAGCACTAGAACTAGCACCTCCGTCATCACCGCTGCCACTGCCACCACCACCAGCGAGCG Caga GTTTTTACAAAGTGGAGTTCCCGAAAGTGATGAATTGAATAATATGCTTGCTGCATTGAATCATGCTTTTTTTGTGGATGCGAAG AGTCAAGCAGAGAAGTCTTCTGAGGAGGGAGTCGTCATAGAGATTCCAATTGCTGCTTTGTATGAAGGCTCGCCAAGTGACTATCAAATAATTTGTATTCTTGGAGTCACTAGTCAACATTAG
- the LOC132613369 gene encoding glycine-rich protein DOT1-like produces MFSDYSDRYFDRIFEKRKNCSVLTRKNEEVPQHINENLFPTMRFSSELLTDGGGSAGASSDDGGNDDGGGGDGGSGSGSGGDGAGASGDDDGNDDGGGGGGGGADTGGDGGGSGDDGDDTGGGGGGCITCLQRIPKLCFGVGGVGVPPSLFLSTLFSFPAELM; encoded by the exons atgttcagtgACTATTCCGACAGATATTTTGATCGAATctttgagaaaagaaaaaattgtAGTGTTTTGACACGGAAAAATGAGGAAGTCCCTCAGCATATCAACGAGAACTTGTTTCCCACCATGCGTTTTTCAAGTGAGCTG CTTACTGATGGTGGTGGTAGTGCTGGTGCTAGTAGTGATGATGGTGGAAATGATGATGGTGGCGGTGGTGATGGTGGTAGTGGTAGTGGTAGTGGTGGTGATGGTGCTGGTGCTAGTGGTGATGATGATGGaaatgatgatggtggtggtggtggaggaggagGAGCTGATACTGGAGGAGATGGTGGTGGTAGTGGTGATGATGGTGACGATACTGGTGGAGGTGGTGGTGGTTGCATAACCTGCCTCCAACGAATTCCCAAATTATGCTTTGGTGTTGGCGGTGTTGGTGTGCCTCCGTCCTTATTCCTGTCTACACTTTTTAGCTTTCCGGCAGAATTAATGTAG
- the LOC132613563 gene encoding uncharacterized protein LOC132613563: MQQQVQSWDVRMASLAVVGHDTPIHVYMEWYMRITRIIIGNPSRRRPDGLGYVALAGAYEALVRTVQTMRYESTARTESPETAEYAARMIELAETGMRQAHDFERLHERVPRAPPGAAGSRGRRGAGGRRRGARAGKGDDAPSTDIPSTSHSRPSTSQTPLYTPDLFSGYVPWPSLSDPPVRDPQGERPVRDLQGGLHLQFDDSMFEDFVFDVAPSASPAPAAAQEPSHQASMEAVDTQV; encoded by the exons ATGCAGCAGCAGGTCCAGAGTTGGGATGTGAGGATGGCGAGcctagcggtggtcggacatgacactcccatccatgtgtacatggagtggtacatgcggatcactcgcatcattattggcaacccctctaggcgtcgtccagatggcctgggatatgtagctctcgcaggagcgtacgaggcgctg GTACGGACCGTTCAGACGATGCGCTATGAGAGCACTGCCCGTACGGAGTCCCCCGAGACGGCGGAGTACGCAGCACGGATGATTGAGCTTGCCGAGACTGGTATGAGACAGGCACATGACTTTGAGCGTCTCCATGAGCGTGTTCCCCGTGCCCCACCTGGGGCAGCAGGTAGCCGTGGTCGCCGAGGAGCTGGTGGCCGTCGCAGAGGTGCTAGGGCTGGCAAAGGTGATGACGCTCCGTCGACAGATATCCCATCGACTTCTCATTCCCGGCCGTCGACTTCACAGACACCTCTGTATACGCCGGACCTTTTTTCAGGTTATGTGCCCTGGCCTTCACTTTCAGATCCACCAGTTCGTGATCCACAGGGTGAGCGGCCTgttcgtgatctacagggtggccTACATTTGCAGTTCGACGACTCCATGTTCGAGGACTTCGTGTTTGATGtggcaccatctgcatctcctgctccagcggccgctcaggagccctctcaccaggcatctatggaggccgtcgacacacaggtttga